The Coregonus clupeaformis isolate EN_2021a unplaced genomic scaffold, ASM2061545v1 scaf0639, whole genome shotgun sequence genome includes a window with the following:
- the LOC123485264 gene encoding interleukin-18 receptor 1-like, with translation MSFSFRCPPQFHFLVLGIVEVFAVTLVVVTVVYVKLKVDLILFLRDDLGWHHHNTADGKRYDAYVLCYKSDSESGVSEEDRRQVEEVLEEEYGYSLCLYDRDVLPGEAVAEAVLGCIEQSRRLILVPSSLGLNPGQDSQYGLLTGLHAALVERQTWLVLIQTESAPDSQVDLELDSLPEALRLLAQSGHTVTWRGSHSKPLSSPFWKELRYRMPARTRRRPPKDGRTIL, from the exons ATGAG TTTCTCTTTCCGCT GTCCACCCCAGTTTCACTTCCTGGTGTTGGGTATAGTAGAGGTCTTTGCCGTGACGTTGGTGGTGGTGACTGTTGTCTATGTCAAGCTGAAGGTGGACCTCATTCTGTTTCTCAGAGATGATCTGGGTTGGCATCATCACAACACCGCTG ATGGGAAGCGTTACGATGCCTATGTGTTGTGTTATAAGAGTGACTCAGAGTCAGGCGTCAGTGAGGAGGACAGGCGTCAGGTggaggaggtgctggaggaggAGTATGGCTACAGCCTGTGTCTCTACGACCGTGACGTGCTCCCTGGGGAGG CGGTGGCTGAGGCGGTGCTGGGGTGTATAGAGCAGAGCCGGAGACTGATCCTGGTGCCCAGCAGCCTGGGGCTGAACCCAGGGCAGGACAGCCAGTATGGTCTGCTCACTGGGCTCCATGCTGCACTGGTGGAACGGCAGACCTGGCTAGTCCTCATCCAAACAGAGTCAGCCCCAGACAGCCAG GTGGATCTGGAGCTGGACTCCCTCCCTGAGGCCCTGCGGCTGCTGGCCCAGTCAGGACACACCGTCACCTGGAGGGGCTCCCACTCCAAACCCCTCTCCTCACCCTTCTGGAAGGAGCTGCGCTACCGTATGCCTGCCAGGACCAGACGGCGCCCCCCAAAGGATGGTAGGACCATTCTGTGA